From Neisseria musculi, the proteins below share one genomic window:
- the tsaE gene encoding tRNA (adenosine(37)-N6)-threonylcarbamoyltransferase complex ATPase subunit type 1 TsaE produces the protein MDLAQTTRFLPDEDATLQLGESWAATVMPPLVVYLQGGLGAGKTTFTRGLLRGAGYKGAAKSPTYTLVESYPLPRFTLLHHFDLYRFASPEEWQDAGLDDLFASNCLCLIEWPQQGGTYVPAADLTVMLEPDGSGRQCTLTAHTEKGKKSLETWLN, from the coding sequence ATGGATTTGGCACAAACCACCCGTTTCCTGCCCGATGAAGATGCCACACTGCAACTGGGCGAAAGCTGGGCCGCCACCGTTATGCCGCCTTTGGTGGTGTATCTGCAAGGCGGCTTGGGCGCAGGCAAAACCACTTTCACCCGCGGCCTGCTGCGCGGTGCCGGTTACAAAGGCGCGGCCAAAAGCCCCACCTACACCCTTGTCGAATCCTATCCGCTGCCCCGTTTCACCCTGCTGCACCATTTCGACCTCTACCGCTTCGCTTCGCCCGAAGAATGGCAGGACGCGGGGTTGGACGATTTATTCGCTTCCAACTGCCTGTGCCTGATCGAATGGCCGCAACAAGGCGGCACTTACGTTCCGGCCGCCGACCTTACGGTGATGCTCGAACCCGACGGCTCCGGCCGCCAATGCACACTTACCGCACACACCGAAAAAGGCAAGAAAAGTTTAGAAACATGGTTAAATTAA